The genomic region ttttttttttggcagttggaagatgctaaaagtaattaatttttttattttattattgtttttttaattttctattgtgTTTTAAGTTTGTCGAGAAgtgggaaaatgaaaaaaaaaggataaaaaagcaGCTTAAGTGTTCTGCcaatctaaaaaaaggcaagGGCTTGCTTGgtgctaaaaaacaaaactaacagTATAAAGTGAACACTAACAAAGCCGGAGAATCactcaaacaaacagaaagccAAACCAGAAAAATGAAAGACTATTCACAAATCATATTTAGTAAGAATTTTCTCCCTAGTGCCTAAAGATCTTGTCCACTCACTTGattgtgtgtgttttgtttgGGTGTATACAAATTTGTAGGTGTGTCATGGACCTGCACAAAGTGACTTGAGAAAAGTTGTTTGCCCGATTCGACCATTGTGGGGGCTGGAGGGTTAGGAATTGTGAAGATTGAGGTATATTTATCTTACGAATTgatgatcggatctgaatgaaactttatatatagaaagatctcgtGTCTTAAGTTccccattttcaattcggatcggaCGACTGTCACAGCAGCTGTTTAAAATTTGTTGTTTGCCCCTTAATTTAAACCCCCTTCCCACATCAAAATTTATGCTGCAAAGCCCATCTACGAACTCGACCTTACTCTTGACCCAAAAAATCCttacaccaagtttcatcaaaatatctGGTTTCCTTTGAGAGTGATAATGCGATGATTACCGCCTAGGTGCCTCGCGACATTTCTCATCATTCTCAGATCGTCTTTTAGGTTCGTCATTGGCCCCGTCATTTTATTGAAAGTCTGACGTGTTTGAAAGTCTTGAAAGTCTGATCTTTTGTCTTGGGTCTTTCATTACTGAGAAAGTAAAGTGAGCAACTTTGATCATTAAGGTTGTTACAAGTAAAAAgtgaaatgttttatttttatgtatgaCAGAGACAATGAGAATTCTTGGCAAATCTTCGGATTCTTAAGCAATGCGTTCAGAGAGGTTTATTTTCAGAATAGGTAAGATTTAcgttttttaatatctttgttTCCAGGTGCAGTGAAGTTGAGGTTTGTTTCgtatatgtattttgtttcgtttgtttgtgtgtacactgttttttttattgaaaaaataatatgaaatagAACAATGTTATATTAAAACCGTTTATACTTGATCGTCGTTAATGCCATAGCCTATGAAAGTTACCTCTGGCTTATGGACAGgaaaatcgataactctagtaccgagtctgtTCCTAGGTTCCGACTTTCAAAAGTACCATttgaactcttggctcttgtttacTCTCTAGAGTCACGGTTTTAGCAAGAAGCGGTCCAGCTGACATTGTTTTCGTTGAGGCACTATCCAGCTATTTAAGTTAATCTATTGATCTATTGAATTTGTTAATTCTGCTTTTAGATTTTATGGTTAGCGAAAGTGCCACTGCTGCACTGATTTAGATCCAAGGATACCCGACCTCAGTGCCAAGAAAACGGATTTAGTTTTACAATATAATACTTTCTGGGTGTTAATCAAGGGCTATCcataatttttgttcggggggatTCTTTTCGGGTAGGGGGgacgaaaatttttaaaacgcatctttcaattttcaatggtaatatttttctttttatatgaagtacttcaatgtatttaaacgaATGTATGCAATGTATTTGTCGATAAGAGAATCCTATTGTAAAGGTTGCGATcgcttcagttatgtagaagatctgaagtctcacagaatttcgATCTATACAAACAATATACTCCTTTTCATTCAACCGAAATTCTTTAGTAATAATATTAAGAGGGACTTCATTAAAATTACTATTCATCGccaatttttaagtatattcaaattttatccaaaatttaaattgcaaatttaaacatAGGATGGTACTAATCTATGTACAATTATTGATTTGCACATTTTGAAAGCAACTAACCGGGTATTTAAGGAGACTggtacctcaaattatatcttggttaagtctgggtatgatttggaaaactgtcagaaactaaataaaaataaagacctttccaactgaaagcaaggaagaGATTGGGAACCTATTTAAACTGAATGTTCTTTgtatgaagggggctgtctgCTGCTTAGCTCGCTAATCTTTACTGAGAAGTTAGGATTCTTTTTATAGTTCttaagaaaatatacaattaaaaaaaaattcaaagcaataaaaaacttttgtttaatgaacGAAGTGTTGACAAGGTGGCATTTTTTCttatacacagagtaattttaagttttaaacttgctccttacttaaattgaaaaactttttttatttgtttaattacatttcttgaaactgtaaagttttatgaTTTCAATACTTCTGGTagcgcagaaaaaaaaaactataaatatttcaaggatctctatttggatttttattgataatcaaacagttagtggtagagaactgtaagtaaggagcgacccggctcaatattaaccgaaattttgatacttacttacttacttaagtcCCGTCCATCTTCGCGGGACGTTTTGGGGCCACTTCTTTTGACAGGGCATGAATTAGGGCTCGGTACGTTGTTCTATCGTGTGCAGTTCAAGTCAACTCTACGATGCGCTttcggtcaaagttttcaatccaCCTCTTGCTAGGTCTTCCTCGTGGTCGAGATCCGTCTATGGTTCCTTCGAGGGAGATTTTTGGTAGACGATCGTGGTCCATTCTCTTGACATGCCCGAGCCATCGCAGttgttgtcgtttgattttatttaggattGTGTCGGGGGACTTCAGTCGTCTTCGCACCTCCTCATTGGTCACATGTTCAGTGTAGGTGATTCTTGCGATGCGACAGAGACATTTCATCTCGAATGCAAGTAGGTTGCGCTCATTTTCGATTTTCAGGGTCCAGATCTCACACCCATATATAGCAATTGGCACAATCAGGCTGTTGAAAAGTTGAACTTTCAGCTGGTTCGACAGGTTTcggcatttccagatatttgTGAGCCTTTTAAAACTGGAGCTAGCAAGAGCTAGGCGGCGTTTGATGTCGGAGGTATGACAATTATCCGATGTGAGGAGATTGCCCAGGTAGACAAATTGGTCGACCGTTTCAACTGGCTGGCCGTAAATCATTATGGAAGGAGTAGCTGCTTATTTTTGGCGTGATGTGACCATTACTTTCGTTTTTTTGGCGTTAATTTGCATGCCAAAAGGTTTTGTGGCTTCGTTGAGACAGTCTGCATGTCTTTGGAGATCAGCGGCCGTTGTAGAAAGCTGGTCGATGTCGTCAGCATAGGCGAGCTTGTTGACTAGGACTCCACTTATTTTGGCTCGATGTTCTTCTGGTACCAGTGACAGTATGGCGTGAAGAAACAGGCTGAACAGGTGAGGCGACAGAATACATCCTTGCAAAACTCTCGAGGATGTTGAGAATTCATCAGAGAGTCCATCAGTGGTGAGTATCCGGCTTCTGGATTGGCTGTATATATTCTCAATAATCGTGACGATTTGGTCGGGGATACCGTAATGTCTTAGGATGTGCCACAGACCTTTCCTCCAGATTAAATCGAAGGCTTGCCGAAAGTCAATAAAGAGATGATATAGGTCTCTGTTAAACTCGACAAAGCGTTCCATGAGCAGACGAACGGTGAAGATTTGGTCGATCGTCCAGGTCGGAAGCCAGCTTGGTATTCACCCAGAACGGAGGCTGTAATTGCTTGGATTCTTCGTAGAAGAATTTTGGTCAGTATTCTGGTTTGATGACTGTTCAAGCTCATCGTGCGGTAGTTCTCACACTCTCTTCTTGAGccttttttgtggattgggACCACTGCTGCCTTACACCATAGCTGTGGGACGTGGCCCGTTGATCGTGCGGCTGACACAACTTTGTGGCACAATTCGACGAAGTCCTCTGAGTCAATGTTAATTAGTTCAGCAGTGATACCGTCCGGTCCTGGGGCCTTCCTTCGTTTCAGGGATCTTATCGCTGCCTCAGTTTCTGATTTTGAGAGTGGTGGTGGAGGTTCTCGATCATTAATGGGGAAGGAGTTTAGGATGCTGGGATCGGCAATGATCTTCGAATTTAATTTATCCTCAAAATATTCCTTCCATCGTTCGAGTTTCATTTTTGCGTCGTTGATGGGATTGTTTTGTTTGTCTAGGATTGCTGTGGAGATGGGGTCTTTCCTGCTAGACAGTTCACGAACTGTTTTGAAGAGTTTTTGACTGTTTTCGTTCCTAAACTGGGTTTCGCATTCCTTGCATTTCTCGGTAACATGGTTACGTAAGGCCTTTCGGACTTCCCGTTCGATTCTCCTTTTGAGATATTTATAGGTGTCTCGGCTGCATGGGTCAGCTTTGTTGTTGTAGAGACGCTTTTGGTTACATAGCTGGATTATTTCTTCAGTAATCCACGGTTTTTCGTCTTTCGTTTTCCTCCCGAGGACATCATTTGCTGTCTCCAAAACTGCAGAAGTTGCAAGCTCAGCCAGTTGATCAATCTCTTCGACGGTAGTGAGGGAAGTGAAGTTCTCTAGgatatctcggaattttgacgATAGGCTGGTGGTATaggcttttttttgggggggtcgCGAAGCAGCTCTGTCCGGAATCTAGGGATTCGTGTCGTCTTAGGGAGTCGTTTCAGTCTTAGCTTGAGTTTGGACATCAGGAGTGAGTGATCCGAATCAAAGTCTGCACCAGGAAGGGATACAGTATCCATTATTGAGGACTTCCAGCGTTTAGATATCAGCACATAGTCTATCATGTTTTCAGTTACTCCGTCGGGGGATCTCCAGGTGACCTTACGGCGGTGTCTGTGTTTAAAGGCGGTGTTAGTTATGTACAGGTCATTTTCTCTACATAAACTAATTAGCCCCTCACCTCTTCCGTTCAGTCGGCCATGGCCGTGCGATCCCATTACATCTCTCCGATCAATCTGATCGTTGCCCGTGATAGCGTTGAAGTCGCCCATGACGATGAGCATATCTTTTTTTGGTGTTTGGTCGGTGACACTTTGAAGTTAAAAGTAGAACTGTTCGCATTCTTCATCGCTTCGAGCAGAGTCAGGAGCATATACCTGGATGATGGTAAGGTTTGACACGGATCCCTTTAGTCTAATGGTTGCTATCCTTTCTGATACGGGCGTGAAGGAGATCAGCGCCTTTTTTGTAGTTGGTGAGAGGATGAATCCAACACCCTGTCTGTGAGTGCCATCGGTGCGTCCCGAGAGTAGGAGGGAGGTTCCAGAGATAGTTTCTTCACCGGTTCGGGGGAGGTGTGTCTCAGATAGCCCGACTAAGTCCCACTTGTATCGGTTTAGTTCTCTCAGTAGTAGATCCATTTTTCCTGGTTTGATACCAATGGATATATCagaagaattggcttattatgctgattccaaatatatgagtctcattaagtttagtcttagccatcaaaagttacgagcctgagaaaatcggtctgatttttgaaaaaggggaaaagacATCCTAGaaatcatagaattttaataaaagaaaaacatgtatAAAAGAACTTTTCtgtacaggtttcaagctcatatctgcaaagatgtggaattttgtaatttttgccagaagaaagattacggatgtgtgtttaCATGTTTTTCCCCcaggtgattgtatcgacttgGTGGACTTTGAATGTTGGGAGATGGTTCATTctagttctaattccctttttaagaaaccaaaaaaattggagggcaactagacccgctcccacgccacttttttccaaaaatcatccgatcaaaatttttagatagcctttttttcaccatagttgaaaggcccaataactatgtctttgtatATAAAATGAACCCTTAAAACCCCTggagaaaggtttttaagttataaaatttgccctttgttttatttttagttgaaagttAGCATATATTTTTCGGGTGGGaggggaggacgaattttctgctgggagaaatttccatggagatgtaagtttccagggggtaaactttttgggggaaattttaaactgggtgaatttgccagaattacTCTATGAAATTTctttgtatgttttgatttctcTTTACTGATTTAATTTTACgcatggagatgttaagggtaattatccggggtaaattttcaccagaatcgaattgtccagaggatatttctatgggGAGATTTTTCCATAGGGGTGGAGCCAGGTATCCtgatattattcaaaaaacgatcagaaattaaacaaaaaacgagTTGTTTCatccgaaagtaaggagcaacattaaaactaaaaaaacagaaattattacgtgtatgaggggggttgtcccctcctctacacctcgctctttgcactaatggttaaattttgtccaaaatcttTAAacacgactcctgaaacacaagtgtCGTTTCATTAGAACaataagtgatttttttaagtgccgaaaaactgtagcgtgaagagcgaagtTTTGAGGAGGTGGcgaccctcctcatatacgtaataatttctgttcattttaagttttaatgttgtcgttatttcagtttgaaaatctttttattcttgtgccatccacccctgcagtgcgctcggactttggtctgatagttgctgtcggttgtgcctggaattccattcctgttgggattccACGGTCCTGTACCTTAGGCTCCTTCAAGAAATAgttaaagattttttctttaaaaatatatacatatatatatatatatatatatatatatatatatatatatatatatatatataatattgattagttatttatgtttctttAATTATGtagatttaatttgtttatttaatcatttagatttaattaatttatttaattatttagatttaatttaattatttatatttgggTGGTGTTAGTtttggatcctcgatgtatattttttttttaaggaagggGTATGGAGACCAGTTGTgctcgggtgaggattggtgagtagaatctaaatatattttaagtgagAATGTATTGaatagttatttatattttgttttgttgttactttttttcccaattaaTGGGTTATGGAgtcctttgggatattttttgtttataaatggatacCTATTGATAAtgaaaggaacttgaacttgattcATTTCATGAAACTTGGAgactaacatttttctaaaggcaatggaagaagtatgtcaattaaaagtatataaaattgaaaaaaagtaggCAATTGAAAAAAGTACACAAAACAAaagcctacttacaaaaacgAAGATATAAACAtccagcattcagttctgttgagcaatgccAAAGAGTTGGACGGATATTTTTTGACAGTATCAACAGTTTTGAATttggttatcaaacactaaaatttttaatgtctttaGACTCGGTGTTTATAAAAATAACGCATTATCAAAGtaatttgttcaaagtaaaacattaaaactaagattaagaaaatcagataaaaattttgaagtcaatatgtttaattttataCGAAACATCAATATATTCGACGCCTTTAtgcttcataactgtaaaaacttttgcctttttcaaagtgacaaataaataaataaaagcattcccgaaaaaaaatgataatcaaacagttcgtggtaacgaactgtggtaaggagcgacccggctcaatagtaaccgaaactctaaaaattttgataccaatagttacatcaaaagaatcgcactttaatgctgattttaaatatataagtttcatcaagatcagttatacccatcaaaagttacgacgctgagaaaatttgcctcattttagatagcagggggaaacacccttaaaagtcatacaatcttaacaaaaatcacaccatcagattcagcgtatcagagaaccttattgtagaagtttcaagctcctatctacaaaaatgtggaatttcgcatttttggctagaagacagatcacggatgtgtgttaattcgttttttgtctttttattgttttttttccaggggtgatcgtatcgactgagttgtcctagaatgctgAGAGAGAGCtcaatctaacggaaattaaaagttctagtgctcttttaagtgaccaaaaatttggagggcacctaggcctcctcccacgctcattttttcccaaaagaccccagatcaaaattctgtgaTAGACCTTTTATTtgccatagtcgaaaaacctaataactatgtctttagggacgacctactcccccgcagtccccttgggaggggctacaagtaacaaactttgac from Artemia franciscana chromosome 5, ASM3288406v1, whole genome shotgun sequence harbors:
- the LOC136027766 gene encoding craniofacial development protein 2-like; amino-acid sequence: MDLLLRELNRYKWDLVGLSETHLPRTGEETISGTSLLLSGRTDGTHRQGVGFILSPTTKKALISFTPVSERIATIRLKGSVSNLTIIQVYAPDSARSDEECEQFYF